The following proteins come from a genomic window of Geminicoccaceae bacterium SCSIO 64248:
- a CDS encoding sialate O-acetylesterase, with amino-acid sequence MSTLSIGLGGTGPGPGGVVTASAAFDPATVLGLSWWDADRAEQFAEADGAVLSWSAGGARLSTADGAKRPVRVPNVVAGRAGVRFDGVDDELGLENALSDLGMLVLVFRPAAGVTAATAGQTLLRLQTGTESRIVLGDYMAGVNDELLTLRQGGAAIGLFDGGWTLPAATQVLIVRRHPTSRYGFEMRLNGAPITHRPVGAMAAIAMSHVMLGGNGGSSFFRGDVLALGLSGLTSTSMMRQLERYCLQRWEVPVRLQGVSYRMVAGLGQSLAEHMFLRNLSAVQAGIRSHLNVELGLSLNLATGGSAIMKVSNPANYWWDQDMDGPGPLLDEAIAHVKSAGLVLDAMVWRIGEADSTKVGLSFTSEQWQADFAKVITHFREQTGQLALPAFIVATGRRDQGFGNDPGIDMIRDGENALCDGGLENCHLAADVWDLELADGLHLTDAGYVRAIERTFRFIGGHFQLAGQRSLIGPRLTAAELEDATHIVCTLAHDSGTDLAPATGMKGFAVTDSTGQALAVTDASRLSATRVRLTLAASVPPGSLSVHMARRGPIGALANADLASVCRDNTPLALPVRPGRVTATQAWSPHALTNLAAWLSTKGTGTLRDDDAGGATYAGVLASAPAAVGAWRIVQLDDLSGRGRHATEATAAAQPVFNRSAQEMVMEAGQGLQIPHDPVFNPSANPWIYVVFDIPATTVGPNHLIGKGNGAASPGWRVNEFSTSGTTASTTALYATHSGDPQKVVSVLYGSTARRRVIGWFGFDAAARVLRTGWNENQVAQANWNAGATAATAMDTSDPVRLGGSTVYNWDGTLMEVLVCTGEPAAADKAQIVSYLKTRWSIA; translated from the coding sequence ATGAGCACGCTCAGCATCGGCCTGGGCGGGACCGGGCCCGGCCCGGGCGGCGTCGTTACCGCCTCGGCCGCGTTCGATCCGGCCACCGTCCTCGGCCTGTCCTGGTGGGACGCCGACCGGGCGGAGCAGTTCGCCGAGGCGGACGGCGCCGTCCTGTCCTGGTCGGCCGGCGGCGCTCGTCTCAGCACCGCGGACGGCGCCAAGCGGCCCGTGCGGGTGCCGAACGTCGTGGCCGGCCGCGCAGGCGTGCGCTTCGACGGCGTCGACGACGAGCTTGGCCTCGAGAACGCGCTCAGCGATCTCGGCATGCTCGTCCTCGTCTTCCGGCCGGCCGCCGGCGTCACCGCCGCGACCGCCGGCCAGACCCTGCTCCGTCTGCAAACCGGCACCGAGAGCCGGATCGTGCTCGGCGACTACATGGCGGGCGTGAACGACGAGCTTCTCACCCTGCGCCAGGGCGGTGCCGCGATCGGTCTGTTCGACGGCGGCTGGACGCTGCCGGCCGCGACACAGGTCCTCATCGTCCGCCGCCACCCCACCAGCCGCTACGGCTTCGAGATGCGCCTGAACGGCGCGCCGATCACCCATCGCCCGGTCGGGGCCATGGCCGCGATCGCCATGAGCCACGTCATGCTCGGCGGCAATGGCGGCTCCAGCTTCTTCAGGGGCGACGTCCTGGCGCTCGGCCTGTCCGGCCTGACGTCGACCTCGATGATGCGCCAGCTCGAGCGCTATTGCCTGCAGCGCTGGGAGGTTCCCGTGCGCCTCCAGGGCGTGAGCTACCGCATGGTGGCGGGGCTCGGCCAGTCGCTGGCGGAACACATGTTCCTGCGCAACCTGAGCGCCGTGCAGGCCGGCATCCGCAGCCATCTCAACGTCGAGCTCGGCCTGAGCCTCAATCTCGCGACCGGCGGCTCGGCGATCATGAAGGTGAGCAATCCGGCCAACTACTGGTGGGACCAGGACATGGACGGGCCGGGGCCGCTGCTGGACGAGGCGATCGCCCACGTCAAGAGCGCCGGCCTGGTCCTCGACGCCATGGTCTGGCGCATCGGCGAGGCCGACAGCACCAAGGTCGGCCTGTCCTTCACGTCCGAGCAGTGGCAGGCGGACTTCGCCAAGGTCATCACCCATTTCCGCGAGCAGACGGGCCAGCTCGCCTTGCCGGCCTTCATCGTCGCGACCGGACGGCGCGACCAGGGCTTCGGCAACGATCCCGGCATCGACATGATCCGCGACGGCGAGAACGCGCTGTGCGACGGCGGCCTGGAGAACTGCCATCTGGCGGCGGACGTCTGGGACCTGGAGCTGGCCGACGGCCTCCATCTGACCGACGCCGGCTATGTCAGGGCGATCGAGCGCACCTTCCGTTTCATCGGCGGCCATTTCCAGCTCGCCGGCCAGCGCTCGCTCATCGGGCCGCGCCTTACGGCGGCCGAGCTCGAGGACGCGACGCACATCGTCTGCACCCTGGCGCACGACAGCGGCACCGACCTCGCGCCGGCAACCGGCATGAAGGGCTTCGCCGTTACGGACTCAACCGGGCAGGCCCTGGCCGTGACCGACGCCAGCCGCCTCTCGGCGACCAGGGTCCGGCTGACCCTGGCGGCGTCCGTGCCGCCCGGCTCGCTCAGCGTGCACATGGCACGGCGCGGCCCGATCGGCGCCCTCGCCAACGCCGACCTCGCCTCGGTCTGCCGGGACAACACGCCGCTTGCCCTGCCGGTCCGGCCCGGGCGCGTCACCGCCACCCAGGCCTGGAGCCCGCACGCGCTGACCAACCTCGCGGCCTGGCTCTCGACCAAGGGGACAGGCACCCTGCGCGACGACGACGCCGGCGGCGCGACCTATGCCGGCGTTCTCGCCTCGGCCCCGGCGGCGGTCGGCGCCTGGCGAATCGTCCAGCTCGACGACCTCTCGGGCAGGGGCCGGCACGCGACGGAGGCCACGGCGGCGGCGCAGCCGGTCTTCAACCGCTCGGCCCAGGAGATGGTCATGGAGGCCGGGCAGGGCCTGCAGATCCCGCACGATCCCGTGTTCAACCCGAGCGCCAATCCCTGGATCTACGTCGTCTTCGACATTCCGGCGACCACGGTCGGGCCGAACCACCTGATCGGCAAGGGCAACGGCGCCGCCAGTCCGGGCTGGAGGGTCAACGAGTTCTCGACCTCCGGCACGACGGCATCGACCACCGCGCTCTACGCCACCCATTCCGGCGATCCGCAAAAGGTCGTGTCGGTCCTCTACGGCTCGACCGCGCGGCGGCGCGTGATCGGCTGGTTCGGCTTCGACGCCGCGGCGCGCGTCCTGCGCACGGGCTGGAACGAGAACCAGGTGGCCCAGGCCAACTGGAACGCCGGAGCCACCGCCGCAACCGCGATGGACACGAGCGATCCCGTCCGGCTCGGCGGCTCGACCGTCTACAACTGGGACGGCACGCTGATGGAAGTCCTGGTCTGCACCGGCGAGCCCGCCGCCGCCGACAAGGCGCAGATCGTCAGCTACCTCAAGACGCGGTGGAGCATCGCGTAG
- the phbB gene encoding acetoacetyl-CoA reductase: protein MARIALVTGGTRGIGEAISKALLGRGYVVAASYAGNEEKAKAFTDETGIGTFKFDVGDYDATVAAVKDIESSLGPIDVLVNNAGITRDGFFHKMSKEAWDAVIRTNLDSLFNVTQPVFAGMRERGFGRVINIGSINGQAGQMGQVNYSAAKAGLVGFTKALAQEGAAKGVTVNAIAPGYIGTEMVQAVREDVLAKIVSRIPVGRLGEVQEIARTVLYLAADDAGFITGSTITINGGQYMH, encoded by the coding sequence ATGGCGCGTATTGCTCTCGTTACCGGTGGGACTCGGGGTATCGGTGAAGCGATTTCCAAGGCCCTGCTCGGCCGCGGCTATGTCGTCGCCGCCAGCTATGCCGGCAACGAGGAGAAGGCGAAGGCGTTCACCGACGAGACCGGGATCGGCACCTTTAAGTTCGACGTCGGCGACTACGACGCGACCGTGGCGGCCGTGAAGGACATCGAGAGCTCGCTCGGGCCGATCGACGTGCTGGTCAACAACGCGGGCATCACCCGGGACGGCTTCTTCCACAAGATGTCGAAGGAGGCCTGGGACGCGGTCATCCGCACCAACCTCGATTCCCTGTTCAACGTGACCCAGCCGGTCTTCGCCGGCATGCGCGAGCGCGGCTTCGGCCGGGTCATCAATATCGGCTCGATCAACGGTCAGGCCGGCCAGATGGGACAGGTCAACTACTCCGCCGCCAAGGCCGGGCTGGTCGGCTTCACCAAGGCGCTCGCGCAGGAGGGGGCCGCCAAGGGCGTCACCGTCAACGCCATCGCGCCCGGCTATATCGGCACCGAGATGGTGCAGGCCGTGCGCGAGGACGTCCTGGCCAAGATCGTCTCGAGGATCCCGGTCGGGCGTCTGGGCGAGGTGCAGGAGATCGCGCGCACCGTGCTCTACCTCGCGGCCGACGACGCCGGGTTCATCACCGGCTCGACCATCACGATCAACGGCGGCCAGTACATGCACTGA
- a CDS encoding acetyl-CoA C-acetyltransferase, which yields MSDVVITSAARTAIGSFNGAFATVPAHDLGTTAIRAALERAKLEPGEVSEVVLGQILTAAQGQNPARQAAVNAGIPVERTAYNVNQLCGSGLRTVALGYQAIRGGDADIVVAGGQESMSQAPHAAYLRAGAKMGDVKFVDTMLKDGLWDAFHGYHMGNTAENVAEKWQITREDQDVFAASSQNKAETAIKEGYFKDEIVPFTVKGRKGDTVVDTDEFPRAGVTAEGLAKLRPAFAKEGTVTAGNASGINDGAAAVTLMTASAAEKRGLTPLARIVSWATVGVDPAIMGSGPIPASRKALEKAGWSIDDLDLIEANEAFAAQACAVNKDLGWDTGKVNVSGGAIALGHPIGASGARVLVTLLHGMQRLNAKKGLATLCIGGGMGIAMCVARD from the coding sequence ATGAGCGACGTCGTCATCACCAGCGCGGCGCGGACGGCTATCGGCAGCTTCAACGGCGCGTTCGCCACGGTGCCGGCGCACGATCTCGGCACGACCGCGATCCGCGCGGCGCTCGAGCGGGCGAAGCTCGAGCCCGGCGAGGTGTCGGAGGTGGTGCTCGGGCAGATCCTGACCGCCGCGCAGGGGCAGAACCCGGCCCGCCAGGCGGCGGTCAACGCCGGCATTCCCGTCGAGCGGACCGCCTACAACGTCAACCAGCTCTGCGGCTCGGGCCTGCGCACGGTAGCGCTCGGCTACCAGGCGATCCGGGGCGGCGATGCGGACATCGTCGTCGCCGGCGGGCAGGAGAGCATGAGCCAGGCCCCGCACGCGGCCTACCTCCGGGCGGGCGCGAAGATGGGCGACGTGAAGTTCGTCGACACCATGCTCAAGGACGGGCTCTGGGACGCGTTCCACGGCTATCACATGGGCAACACGGCCGAGAACGTCGCCGAGAAGTGGCAGATCACGCGCGAGGACCAGGACGTCTTCGCCGCGTCGTCGCAGAACAAGGCCGAGACGGCGATCAAGGAAGGCTACTTCAAGGACGAGATCGTTCCGTTCACCGTGAAGGGCCGCAAGGGCGACACGGTGGTCGACACCGACGAGTTCCCGCGCGCCGGCGTGACGGCGGAGGGCCTCGCGAAGCTGCGGCCGGCCTTCGCCAAGGAAGGCACGGTCACGGCGGGCAACGCATCGGGCATCAACGACGGCGCCGCGGCCGTGACGCTCATGACCGCGTCGGCGGCGGAGAAGCGCGGGCTAACCCCGCTCGCCCGCATCGTGTCCTGGGCGACGGTCGGCGTCGATCCGGCGATCATGGGCTCCGGGCCGATCCCGGCCAGCCGCAAGGCGTTGGAGAAAGCGGGCTGGAGCATCGACGACCTCGACCTGATCGAGGCGAACGAGGCCTTCGCGGCGCAGGCCTGCGCGGTCAACAAGGACCTCGGCTGGGACACCGGCAAGGTCAACGTCAGTGGCGGCGCGATCGCGCTGGGCCATCCGATCGGCGCGTCCGGCGCGCGCGTTCTGGTGACGCTGCTGCACGGCATGCAGCGCCTGAACGCCAAGAAGGGGCTGGCGACCCTGTGCATCGGCGGCGGCATGGGCATCGCCATGTGCGTCGCCCGCGACTGA